The DNA sequence ACTGAGAGAGGTAATTGAAAGTTTGCTGGTATTCTTCGGAATGGTCGGTAATGCTGGGTTCTAAGATGATAATCATGATAATTTTGTTCCTGTATGAATTTGGCGTCTGGGGCTAGCGTCCATTTGGAATGAGGGTTTCCAGTCCAGCCATGTAAGGTTGGAGAACTCTAGGGATTTGGATATGCCCTCTTTCATCTTGGTAGTTTTCCATGATGGCGACTAAGGTTCGTCCTACGGCTAGTCCTGATCCGTTGAGGGTGTGAACCAGTTCGGGTTTGCCGGTGGCGGGATTGCGCCAGCGGGCTTGCATTCGCCGCGCCTGGAAGTCCTCGAAGTTGCTGCAGGAAGAAATTTCCCGATACCTTTGCTGGCCGGGAAGCCAGACCTCTAAATCGTAGGTTTTGGCGGAGGAAAATCCGATATCTCCTGTGCAGAGGGCAACAGTGCGATAGGGTAATTCGAGTTGTTGTAAAACATTTTCGGCGTGGTTAGTCAATTCTTCTAATGCATTGTAGGAGGTTTCGGGATGGACGATTTGTACTAGCTCGACTTTTTCGAACTGGTGTTGGCGAATCATGCCACGTACGTCCTTTCCGTAAGATCCCGCTTCGCTGCGGAAGCAAGGAGTGTGGGCAACCCAGCGGACTGGAAGTTTTTCGGCTTCGATAATGCGGTCGCGCATTAGGTTGGTTACGGGTACTTCGGCGGTTGGGATTAAATAGTAATTGAGGTCGCCGCTGAGCTTAAAGAGATCGGTTTCGAATTTAGGTAGTTGTCCAGTGCCGCGCAGGCTGTCGGCGTTGACGAGATAAGGGGTATAGACTTCCTGATAGCCATGTTTCTGGGTGTGGAGATCTAGCATGAACTGGATGAGCGCGCGGTGGAGTCGGGCTAGTTGTCCGTGAATGACGGTGAAGCGGCTGCCAGTAAGTTTGGCCCCAGCATCAAAGTCTAAGCCGCCTTCTCCTCCAAGATCAACGTGATCGCGGGGTGTAAATGCGAAATTGCGGGGCTGGCCCCAGCGACGGATTTCGAGGTTGTCGATGTCGTTAGTGCCGGTTGGGGTGCTTTCGTGAGGGATGTTG is a window from the Gammaproteobacteria bacterium genome containing:
- the serS gene encoding serine--tRNA ligase; amino-acid sequence: MLDPKLLRSELEQTTLKLARRGYNLNTKLFNTLEKQRKNLQVRAQELQNKRNTRSKAIGRAKVQGQDIQPLLNEVSGLGEQLKQTETELEILQTQLLNLQLNIPNIPHESTPTGTNDIDNLEIRRWGQPRNFAFTPRDHVDLGGEGGLDFDAGAKLTGSRFTVIHGQLARLHRALIQFMLDLHTQKHGYQEVYTPYLVNADSLRGTGQLPKFETDLFKLSGDLNYYLIPTAEVPVTNLMRDRIIEAEKLPVRWVAHTPCFRSEAGSYGKDVRGMIRQHQFEKVELVQIVHPETSYNALEELTNHAENVLQQLELPYRTVALCTGDIGFSSAKTYDLEVWLPGQQRYREISSCSNFEDFQARRMQARWRNPATGKPELVHTLNGSGLAVGRTLVAIMENYQDERGHIQIPRVLQPYMAGLETLIPNGR